A portion of the Paucilactobacillus hokkaidonensis JCM 18461 genome contains these proteins:
- the rpsA gene encoding 30S ribosomal protein S1 produces MAENEDRNDLLNALNSVEEVKVGDVVKGEVLAVDDDRQAIVGIEGAGVEGVVPAKELSTKPVEDIKDQVKVGDVLDLVVISKIGNDKENGSYLLSHRRLEARKVWDEIQQKFEAGETITAEVSQVVKGGLVVEAGVRGFVPASMITDHFVEDLNQFKGQTLEFQIIEIEPSENRLILSHKAIVKAQHAEAAKKLFATLQPGQTVEGTVARMTSFGAFVDLGGVDGLVHVSEIAYERVEKPSDVLKTGQKVQVKVLSVDPDRERISLSIKQTLPGPWDDIAEKAPEGTVLTGTVKRLTSFGAFVEVFPGVEGLVHISQISHKHIATPADVLTPGQEVQVKVLEVHPEAQRLGLSIKALEEKPQASESHERSHHQSNNVSTDAPEEESGFTLGDIIGKELKNSQEK; encoded by the coding sequence ATGGCTGAGAATGAAGATAGAAACGACTTATTAAATGCGTTAAATAGTGTCGAAGAGGTAAAGGTTGGGGATGTTGTCAAGGGTGAAGTACTTGCTGTTGATGACGATCGTCAAGCAATTGTTGGGATTGAAGGAGCAGGTGTCGAAGGTGTAGTACCTGCTAAAGAATTATCAACAAAGCCAGTTGAAGATATTAAAGACCAAGTTAAAGTTGGCGATGTGCTTGACTTAGTGGTAATTTCTAAAATCGGAAACGATAAAGAAAATGGAAGTTATTTATTATCACATCGTCGCCTAGAAGCCCGTAAAGTATGGGATGAAATCCAACAAAAATTTGAAGCAGGCGAAACAATTACTGCTGAGGTATCACAAGTCGTTAAGGGTGGTTTAGTAGTTGAGGCCGGAGTACGTGGATTCGTGCCCGCATCAATGATTACAGATCATTTTGTTGAAGACTTGAATCAATTTAAGGGTCAAACACTTGAATTTCAAATTATTGAAATTGAACCAAGTGAAAACCGGTTAATTTTATCGCATAAGGCAATTGTTAAGGCCCAACATGCAGAAGCAGCTAAAAAATTATTTGCTACTTTGCAACCAGGCCAAACAGTTGAGGGTACAGTAGCACGGATGACTAGTTTCGGTGCGTTCGTTGATTTAGGTGGTGTGGATGGATTAGTTCATGTCTCTGAAATTGCGTATGAACGAGTTGAAAAACCTTCTGATGTCTTGAAGACAGGTCAAAAGGTACAAGTTAAAGTTTTGTCTGTTGATCCAGATCGTGAACGAATTTCACTTTCAATCAAGCAAACATTGCCTGGACCTTGGGATGATATTGCTGAAAAAGCACCTGAGGGCACTGTATTAACTGGAACGGTTAAGCGATTGACTAGTTTTGGTGCATTTGTGGAGGTCTTCCCTGGTGTTGAAGGGTTAGTTCATATTTCACAAATTTCACATAAGCATATTGCTACACCTGCCGATGTATTAACACCAGGTCAGGAAGTTCAAGTTAAGGTCTTAGAAGTTCATCCAGAAGCACAACGATTGGGATTATCAATCAAGGCATTGGAAGAGAAACCTCAAGCATCTGAGAGCCATGAACGATCACATCATCAATCAAACAATGTTTCTACTGATGCTCCCGA
- the cmk gene encoding (d)CMP kinase translates to MSEELQVAIDGPASAGKSTVAKLVAKKFKYVYCDTGAMYRAITLAAMQAKVALDDDAAVTNIAQATVITFKPGNRVQQVFIGQQDITQAIRKPEVTNNVSTVAAIKDVRTEMVKQQRVIASHGGIVMDGRDIGTTVLPNAQVKIFLVASAHERAVRRYNENIKKGIETPLVQLQKEIEIRDKKDSTRAVSPLKQAEDAVLVDTTSLSIDQVVKKISTIIMKIQHELS, encoded by the coding sequence ATGAGTGAAGAATTACAAGTTGCGATTGATGGGCCAGCGTCTGCTGGTAAGAGTACCGTCGCTAAGCTAGTTGCAAAAAAGTTTAAGTATGTTTATTGCGATACAGGAGCCATGTACCGAGCTATCACTTTAGCGGCAATGCAAGCTAAGGTTGCTTTAGATGATGATGCAGCAGTTACTAACATTGCACAAGCAACGGTCATTACTTTTAAACCAGGCAATCGAGTCCAACAGGTTTTTATTGGGCAACAGGATATTACACAAGCAATTCGAAAACCAGAAGTTACCAATAATGTTTCAACTGTGGCTGCTATTAAGGATGTACGAACCGAAATGGTAAAACAGCAACGAGTAATTGCAAGTCATGGTGGCATTGTGATGGATGGTCGCGATATTGGTACAACTGTTTTGCCCAATGCACAGGTAAAGATATTTTTAGTCGCCAGTGCGCATGAACGTGCCGTACGACGATATAATGAAAATATTAAAAAGGGTATTGAAACACCATTGGTACAGTTGCAAAAAGAAATTGAAATTAGAGATAAAAAAGATTCAACACGGGCTGTATCACCACTTAAACAGGCAGAAGATGCTGTATTAGTGGACACTACAAGTCTGTCAATTGACCAGGTAGTAAAAAAAATTAGTACAATTATTATGAAAATTCAACATGAATTAAGCTAA
- a CDS encoding SAG1386/EF1546 family surface-associated protein, whose amino-acid sequence MSDKREDQPQKDEKPWEKTFSDDQDLDPEGNLSRTKHRKQNSHNSMITTILVVLIVLLAATPVVYWINHQSSFNHPNTETEQVAQSSSSKKANKASSKQASTSVETSKPKSSSSKKESSSSQSSSESSSSSSSSDEKYITVPAGQGIYRVAVNNGLSVDELRTLNGLSSTATLQPGQKLRVK is encoded by the coding sequence ATGAGCGACAAACGTGAAGATCAACCCCAAAAAGATGAGAAACCTTGGGAAAAAACCTTTAGTGATGATCAAGATCTAGATCCAGAAGGTAATTTATCGCGGACCAAACATCGTAAACAAAATTCACATAATTCAATGATTACAACTATTTTAGTAGTTTTAATTGTTTTGTTAGCGGCAACACCAGTGGTTTATTGGATTAATCATCAAAGTTCGTTTAATCATCCAAACACTGAAACTGAGCAAGTAGCACAATCGTCTAGTTCCAAAAAGGCCAATAAAGCTAGTTCCAAACAAGCATCTACTAGTGTTGAAACTAGTAAACCAAAAAGTAGCAGTAGTAAAAAGGAGTCTAGCAGCAGTCAAAGTAGTTCGGAATCAAGCTCGAGCAGTTCATCTAGTGATGAAAAATACATCACTGTTCCAGCGGGTCAAGGAATATACCGGGTTGCAGTTAATAATGGCCTTTCAGTTGATGAATTACGAACTTTGAACGGTCTTAGTAGTACTGCAACACTGCAACCTGGACAAAAATTACGGGTTAAGTAA
- a CDS encoding RecQ family ATP-dependent DNA helicase, which yields MISESQLTTVLQQRFDYPSFRPGQLEVISAIMNGQSTLAVLPTGAGKTLLYQLPAYLMNGSVVIVSPLLSLMQDQVSRLRSNGEKSVIMLSSLQSVEQRRMALVRLQHYRFIFASPEVLAQPNVISALEHTRLSLFVVDEAHCVSQWGPDFRPHYLMLKNLLRQLQLPTILMLTATATKQVQQDILVKLGLDEQPVKKVVRSVNRENIFMAVKKSLNSADKRQQLLELVTQLVGPGVIYFSSRKQATQISQWLQEQTGLSVAAYHAGIDQTTRYKIQHQFMQNELQIICATSAFGMGIDKDDIRYVIHYHLCANLENYVQEIGRAGRDGRQSIAILLYSAGDEQIPRRLNQLTIPSQQVVEDFVAGQIKVEQLGDIGELLNFYVMAGWNAEQINQGFILRKQQENEQLMAMLQYINSNDCRRNLVLTYFDEVKIEHDQNCCDGKETKWSASSLGLQRTLSSDKQMQAASFDWHERLEQLFFGKS from the coding sequence ATGATTAGTGAGTCGCAATTAACGACAGTTTTACAGCAACGATTTGATTATCCATCTTTTCGGCCAGGCCAATTAGAAGTCATTTCGGCAATTATGAATGGGCAAAGTACGCTAGCAGTTTTACCGACTGGAGCTGGAAAAACATTATTGTATCAGTTACCAGCGTATCTAATGAATGGCAGTGTTGTCATTGTGTCGCCACTACTATCTTTAATGCAAGATCAAGTGTCACGATTGAGGAGCAATGGAGAAAAATCAGTGATAATGTTGAGCTCACTACAATCCGTTGAACAGCGAAGAATGGCCTTAGTACGTTTGCAACATTATCGGTTCATCTTTGCCTCACCCGAAGTACTGGCACAACCCAACGTAATTTCGGCCCTTGAGCACACTAGACTGAGTTTATTTGTGGTTGATGAGGCCCACTGTGTTTCTCAATGGGGACCAGACTTTCGGCCACACTATTTAATGTTGAAGAACTTACTACGACAGTTACAGTTACCAACCATACTGATGCTGACAGCTACTGCAACTAAGCAAGTGCAACAAGATATTTTGGTTAAATTAGGGTTAGATGAGCAACCGGTTAAAAAGGTCGTTCGATCGGTTAACCGTGAAAATATCTTTATGGCGGTCAAAAAATCACTTAATAGTGCAGACAAACGTCAGCAATTACTAGAATTAGTGACCCAACTAGTGGGACCGGGAGTAATTTATTTTTCTAGTCGGAAGCAAGCAACTCAGATTTCCCAATGGTTACAAGAGCAAACTGGATTATCAGTGGCGGCTTATCACGCGGGCATCGATCAGACAACACGCTACAAAATTCAACATCAATTTATGCAAAATGAATTACAAATAATTTGTGCAACCAGTGCTTTTGGAATGGGGATTGATAAAGATGATATTCGTTACGTGATCCATTATCACCTTTGTGCTAATTTGGAAAATTATGTTCAAGAAATTGGTCGTGCTGGTCGGGATGGACGGCAAAGTATCGCTATTTTATTGTATTCTGCTGGTGATGAACAGATTCCGCGCAGGCTGAACCAATTAACCATACCTAGTCAACAAGTGGTAGAAGATTTTGTTGCTGGTCAGATTAAAGTTGAGCAATTAGGAGATATTGGGGAGCTGTTGAATTTTTATGTGATGGCTGGTTGGAACGCTGAACAGATTAATCAGGGATTCATATTGCGTAAACAACAGGAAAATGAGCAGTTAATGGCCATGCTGCAATATATTAATAGCAACGATTGTCGGCGTAACTTAGTTCTCACGTATTTTGATGAAGTTAAAATCGAGCATGATCAAAACTGCTGTGATGGTAAAGAGACAAAATGGAGTGCGTCTTCTTTAGGTCTACAGCGAACATTAAGTAGTGATAAACAAATGCAGGCAGCATCATTTGATTGGCATGAAAGATTAGAGCAACTATTTTTTGGAAAATCTTAA
- a CDS encoding helix-turn-helix domain-containing protein encodes MDYLIMFLSAKQPRRLRVIENILHNKRTVTTLFWGMRYHILPWLGSNKQLTRINFDAAIDKLVGAGLANVSQNQVLLTNTGKQAQLDFERSHYQPQFLQFYLLGDLTKIERRVLLAGQVLSEYSYHNKKYAPLSFDEGELLAVKRWFQQQDKQVVATEFKHELQSFLETLPVQQANFWTMQLVGHQTAGWSAEQAAEQLALSAMDADMMRRDLWAALTGFINERPGMLHELIRPLITTSPLSHSTQVTYDLYKQHRSISQISQYRHLKESTIREHLLEVAIFMPAQFSFETVLPAETMQQFSQQYVGDIDHWQFKVADKDDGQAFFYFRLFQIMRSYQSHD; translated from the coding sequence GTGGATTATCTGATTATGTTCTTGTCAGCAAAACAGCCGCGGCGATTACGAGTAATTGAGAATATTTTACATAATAAACGGACTGTCACGACCTTGTTTTGGGGGATGCGCTATCATATTTTACCGTGGCTAGGCAGCAATAAGCAGTTGACGCGGATAAATTTTGATGCGGCGATAGACAAATTGGTCGGTGCTGGGTTGGCCAACGTAAGTCAAAATCAAGTCTTATTAACCAATACTGGTAAGCAGGCGCAGCTTGATTTTGAACGCAGTCATTATCAACCACAATTTTTACAATTTTATTTGTTAGGTGATTTAACAAAAATTGAGCGGCGGGTACTATTAGCAGGCCAAGTTTTATCTGAATACAGTTATCATAATAAAAAATACGCTCCATTATCGTTTGATGAGGGAGAATTATTAGCTGTCAAACGGTGGTTTCAACAACAAGATAAACAAGTCGTTGCGACAGAATTTAAGCATGAGCTGCAATCATTTTTGGAAACATTACCAGTGCAACAGGCTAATTTCTGGACGATGCAGTTAGTCGGACATCAAACAGCAGGGTGGTCTGCAGAACAAGCAGCAGAACAGTTGGCATTATCGGCAATGGATGCTGATATGATGAGACGAGATTTGTGGGCGGCATTGACCGGATTTATTAATGAGCGTCCTGGTATGTTACATGAGCTGATAAGGCCTTTAATAACCACCTCACCATTGAGCCATAGCACACAGGTAACATATGACTTATATAAGCAGCACCGGTCAATTAGTCAGATCAGCCAGTATCGGCACCTCAAAGAAAGTACTATAAGAGAACATCTGTTAGAGGTGGCTATTTTTATGCCGGCACAGTTTTCTTTTGAGACTGTATTACCAGCAGAGACTATGCAGCAGTTTAGCCAGCAATATGTTGGTGATATTGACCATTGGCAGTTTAAGGTGGCTGATAAAGATGACGGTCAGGCATTTTTTTATTTTCGACTATTTCAAATAATGAGGAGTTATCAGAGCCATGATTAG
- a CDS encoding ECF transporter S component → MKALGIRKTVSISLLGAIAFLLMFIEFPIIPITPWLKIDFSDIPVLLGLLIYGPVGAILVTALKCFLHALVYGMSIPELIGVFSSFVASITLILPFHWSFSHEKWTANRRYVIGIITSTVCMVVIMSLLNWLVIMPVYMQVLGMKLTISLPKLVLIGIVPFNLIKGVLLGLVFMIIGKRMSHWLAKQI, encoded by the coding sequence ATGAAAGCGTTAGGAATTCGTAAGACAGTCAGTATTTCTTTATTGGGGGCAATTGCATTTTTATTAATGTTCATTGAGTTTCCCATTATTCCAATTACCCCATGGCTTAAAATTGATTTTTCAGATATTCCAGTTTTATTAGGATTATTGATTTATGGGCCAGTTGGAGCAATTCTTGTGACTGCGTTGAAATGTTTCTTGCATGCATTAGTGTACGGAATGTCAATACCAGAGTTAATCGGTGTTTTTAGTAGTTTTGTGGCATCAATAACTTTAATTTTACCGTTTCATTGGTCTTTTTCTCATGAAAAATGGACGGCTAATCGACGGTATGTGATCGGAATTATTACATCGACAGTATGTATGGTTGTGATCATGTCGCTATTAAATTGGTTAGTAATTATGCCAGTTTATATGCAAGTGTTAGGGATGAAATTAACAATTTCACTGCCTAAATTAGTATTGATTGGGATTGTACCATTCAACTTGATTAAGGGTGTTTTATTAGGACTTGTCTTTATGATAATTGGTAAGCGGATGAGCCACTGGCTAGCTAAACAAATTTAA
- a CDS encoding pseudouridine synthase, with translation MERLQKVMAEAGIASRRKSEELITAGHVKVNGDLVTTLGTKVTSKDDVVVDGVPLNRAKLVYYLLNKPRGVISSAHDEKGRKTVVDILADEVTTRIYPVGRLDYDTTGLLLLTNDGELANKLTHPKYEVDKTYVAKVKGIPSNDELKQLRLGVKIDGKKARPAKANILNSDSKKGTSIISVTIHEGHNHQVKKMFEAIGHEVLKLHRESYGFLTLKGVPAGQWRELKTSEVQQLRKL, from the coding sequence ATGGAACGACTACAAAAAGTAATGGCTGAAGCAGGAATTGCTTCTCGCCGAAAATCAGAAGAATTAATTACGGCCGGCCACGTTAAGGTTAATGGTGACCTAGTTACAACGTTAGGAACGAAGGTTACAAGTAAGGATGATGTGGTGGTAGATGGCGTTCCGTTAAACCGAGCCAAACTAGTCTATTATTTATTGAATAAACCACGTGGAGTTATTTCCTCGGCGCACGATGAAAAGGGTCGTAAAACGGTTGTTGATATTCTGGCTGATGAGGTTACGACTCGGATTTATCCAGTGGGCAGATTAGATTATGACACGACAGGACTGTTATTGTTAACTAATGATGGTGAACTAGCCAATAAATTAACCCATCCAAAGTATGAAGTTGATAAGACGTATGTTGCTAAGGTTAAGGGAATTCCATCGAACGACGAGTTAAAACAGTTACGGTTGGGTGTTAAGATTGATGGTAAAAAGGCTAGACCAGCAAAGGCCAACATCCTCAATTCAGATTCAAAAAAAGGAACTTCCATTATTTCTGTGACAATTCATGAGGGTCATAATCATCAAGTCAAGAAAATGTTTGAAGCAATTGGTCATGAAGTTTTAAAGCTGCATCGAGAAAGTTACGGTTTTTTAACCCTTAAAGGGGTGCCCGCTGGACAGTGGCGAGAATTAAAAACTAGTGAAGTACAACAATTGCGTAAATTATAA
- the scpB gene encoding SMC-Scp complex subunit ScpB has protein sequence MTNLEQIESLLFISGDEGVTLTDLENITGFMRPAITLMLERLTQKYQDDADCALTLLNSDQTYRLATKTEIAPIVKRYFEVPLSTPLSQALLEVLAIIAYRQPITRLEIDDIRGVQSSASVQKLILRSLIEEKGRLNAPGRPFLYVTSSYFLNYFGLTDLAQLPPLEQQTELSPEEMTGDLFVQAFENRKREENNNGTTTKSNG, from the coding sequence ATGACCAATTTGGAACAAATTGAGAGCTTGTTATTTATTAGTGGCGATGAAGGCGTTACGTTAACAGATCTGGAAAATATTACTGGATTTATGCGTCCAGCCATCACATTAATGTTGGAACGGTTAACACAAAAATATCAGGATGATGCTGATTGTGCTCTGACACTATTAAATAGCGATCAAACGTATCGGTTAGCAACTAAAACAGAAATTGCACCAATTGTAAAACGCTACTTTGAAGTGCCATTAAGTACTCCATTATCACAGGCACTATTAGAAGTATTGGCAATTATTGCATACCGCCAGCCAATTACACGGTTAGAAATTGATGATATTCGGGGAGTACAAAGCTCAGCTTCCGTCCAAAAATTAATTTTACGAAGCCTAATTGAAGAAAAAGGTCGGTTAAATGCTCCTGGACGTCCATTTTTGTATGTTACAAGTAGTTATTTTTTAAACTACTTTGGATTAACTGATTTAGCTCAATTACCACCATTAGAACAACAAACAGAATTATCTCCTGAAGAAATGACTGGTGACCTGTTTGTGCAAGCATTTGAAAATCGAAAACGTGAGGAAAACAATAATGGAACGACTACAAAAAGTAATGGCTGA
- a CDS encoding segregation and condensation protein A: MDNQPLSRGLDQPTIKVSDFEGPLDLLLHLIRNSEMDIYDIQITAITSQYLSYLHQMQDHQLEVAGEYLVMAATLMSIKSKMLLPHDPIDDEIVEDEDPGDPRQELVDQLLEYKRYKLAATELKQKEQARQLEFTREALAIPAGVESTELAPGLTLDQLQRAFSRVVKRKQMAEPINQTVKSETISISVRIDEVFTRVLHGAVLFEDLFDSAIGLDDLVTTFLAVLELAKHQAVLVQQDDLFSSLTLAVGPRSEEFAHDQFGTN; this comes from the coding sequence ATGGATAATCAACCACTTTCTCGGGGCTTGGACCAGCCCACAATTAAAGTTAGCGACTTTGAAGGTCCATTGGATTTATTGTTACATTTAATTCGTAACTCTGAAATGGATATTTATGATATTCAAATTACCGCGATTACTTCTCAATACTTAAGCTACTTGCATCAAATGCAGGATCATCAATTAGAAGTGGCTGGGGAATATTTGGTAATGGCAGCCACTTTAATGTCCATTAAAAGTAAAATGTTATTACCGCATGATCCAATTGATGATGAAATAGTTGAGGATGAAGATCCAGGAGATCCAAGACAAGAATTAGTTGATCAATTGCTAGAATATAAACGGTATAAATTGGCGGCAACTGAATTAAAACAAAAGGAACAAGCACGCCAATTAGAATTCACACGTGAAGCATTGGCAATTCCGGCCGGGGTTGAAAGTACTGAATTAGCACCAGGACTGACGTTAGATCAATTGCAGCGAGCATTTTCACGGGTGGTTAAACGCAAACAAATGGCGGAGCCCATCAATCAAACCGTTAAAAGTGAAACAATTAGTATTTCCGTGAGAATTGATGAAGTATTTACACGTGTTTTGCACGGTGCGGTTTTATTCGAAGATTTATTTGATTCAGCAATCGGACTTGACGACCTGGTCACAACTTTTCTGGCTGTGTTAGAATTAGCTAAACATCAAGCAGTTTTAGTGCAGCAAGATGATTTATTCAGTTCCCTGACATTAGCAGTGGGACCACGAAGTGAGGAATTTGCCCATGACCAATTTGGAACAAATTGA
- the xerD gene encoding site-specific tyrosine recombinase XerD, producing MNDEMLDYLHYLRVERGLVRNTITSYRQDLVAFNEYLNAQSINTYADVDRYTILNYLATLQAAEKAKTSVVHVVSTLRQFFRYLANENKITADPMLKIDTPKTGHHLPQVLTTDEVDRLLAVPDTTKKLGIRDRALLEVMYATGLRVSELVNLTLDELHLEMGLIQPLGKGDKERIIPIGEVAIDWLNQYLTSVRDLLLKENSSQYVFLNAHGHQLTRQGVWKNLKALVRQAGITKNVTPHTLRHSFATHILENGAGLRVVQELLGHADISTTQIYTHISQKRLTEVYQKYHPRA from the coding sequence ATGAATGATGAAATGCTAGATTATTTGCACTATCTAAGAGTTGAACGTGGGCTGGTGCGCAATACAATTACGAGTTATCGGCAGGATTTGGTTGCGTTTAACGAATATTTGAATGCACAGTCTATTAATACGTATGCCGATGTAGACCGTTATACAATCCTGAACTATTTGGCTACGTTGCAAGCAGCGGAGAAAGCGAAAACTTCAGTAGTCCATGTTGTTTCTACGTTACGTCAATTTTTTCGGTACCTAGCTAATGAAAATAAGATTACCGCTGATCCAATGCTCAAAATTGATACGCCTAAAACAGGACATCACTTACCGCAAGTCTTAACGACTGATGAGGTTGATCGGTTGTTGGCAGTACCTGATACGACTAAAAAATTAGGTATTCGTGATCGGGCGTTACTTGAAGTAATGTACGCGACCGGGTTACGAGTCAGTGAATTAGTCAATTTAACGTTGGACGAGTTACATTTAGAAATGGGTTTAATTCAGCCGCTGGGTAAGGGTGATAAAGAACGTATTATTCCAATTGGCGAAGTGGCGATTGACTGGCTGAACCAGTATCTAACATCCGTTCGAGACTTGTTACTGAAGGAAAATTCAAGTCAGTATGTTTTTTTAAATGCACATGGACATCAGTTAACTAGACAGGGTGTTTGGAAAAATTTAAAGGCGTTGGTTCGGCAGGCTGGCATCACTAAAAATGTAACTCCCCATACTTTGAGACATTCTTTTGCAACTCATATTTTAGAAAACGGTGCTGGTTTAAGGGTTGTACAAGAATTGTTAGGGCATGCAGATATTTCAACAACTCAAATTTATACCCACATTTCGCAAAAACGTTTGACTGAGGTGTATCAAAAATACCATCCACGGGCGTGA
- a CDS encoding CvfB family protein, whose protein sequence is MNKALGTVITAIMTDENDDYYFVQQDKDGVTYSLLKEEVKEPLHVGGQVRGFVYENENHTLQMTLTVPSVLVDHYDYGTVVSVRRDLGVFVDIGLPNKDIVVSIDDLPTIKPLWPQQGDRLLIALKIDQKDRLWGQLADEDVYTAIANRADDKFKNANMQATVYRLKMAGTLVLTDDFYLGFVHPDEREQEPRLGQHVKVRVIGVRPDGTLNLSMKPRAYEAIPDDAAMILAMLEHSDSKQLPYTDKSDPDDIREVFGISKGQFKRAIGHLLKSNLVEQKDGQLVLTK, encoded by the coding sequence ATGAATAAAGCACTAGGAACTGTTATTACAGCGATTATGACGGATGAAAACGATGATTACTACTTTGTGCAGCAAGACAAAGATGGGGTTACTTATAGTCTGTTAAAAGAAGAAGTTAAGGAACCATTACATGTAGGTGGACAGGTTCGTGGATTTGTTTATGAAAATGAAAATCATACATTACAAATGACACTGACGGTACCATCTGTTTTAGTTGATCATTATGATTATGGTACCGTTGTTTCAGTACGACGTGATTTAGGTGTGTTTGTAGACATTGGGTTACCAAATAAAGATATTGTCGTTTCAATTGATGATTTACCAACGATTAAGCCTCTTTGGCCACAACAAGGTGATCGATTACTAATTGCATTAAAGATAGACCAAAAAGATCGTCTTTGGGGTCAATTAGCGGATGAAGATGTGTATACTGCGATTGCCAATCGGGCCGATGATAAGTTTAAAAATGCAAACATGCAAGCAACTGTTTATCGGCTTAAAATGGCAGGGACACTTGTGCTCACAGATGATTTCTACCTTGGTTTTGTTCATCCAGATGAACGTGAACAAGAACCGCGGTTGGGTCAACATGTTAAGGTGCGAGTAATTGGTGTTCGACCAGATGGGACACTTAATTTATCCATGAAACCGCGAGCATATGAAGCGATACCAGACGATGCAGCGATGATTTTGGCCATGCTAGAGCATTCCGACAGTAAACAACTCCCATACACAGATAAATCTGACCCAGATGATATTCGTGAAGTGTTCGGCATTAGTAAAGGTCAATTTAAACGTGCAATTGGGCATTTACTTAAATCAAATTTAGTTGAACAAAAAGACGGACAATTGGTACTAACGAAATAG